CTATCATTTCTAGAGAAGCTCCAAACATGACAAAACAGCACAAGACAATCCTCCTGGTAGTAGTCCACTATGTTGAGTATTGAATTTAGAATACCAGTAAGGAACCTAAAGCATGCTTCGGTGATTTATTATTTTATGCACTATCTCTAAGGTGCATTATGCTGATAAAGATGTCAACTTTATATAGCAATTTTTCCTGTAACAGAATATATTACAGTTAATAAGTCAATTTAAGAGAAGTGCTATATATGTAAATCACCTCGACGCTTGCAATACCCTCGACAACTTGAACTTTGAGACCTGTAATGCCTTCTACCTCCTGTATACATATGGACAGACAATGAAGATCAAATTACAACTGTTCCTTTTGCTTTATTTTTTGATAAGGTCAAACTGCAAGTATTCTTCGATTCTAATTATTAGCTAAAATCTAATGTTTTGGAACAGAGATGGAGAAGCAAGCAGATAGAGCTCTTCATCAAACATTCACAAGATCAATAGTTCTCTCTTGCAGCATTTGAACACCAATAATCTGATGAATATTTATACCTGTTCTTTGATTTTAGGTTATAAGATTTCAGATATGCCTTAGAATGATCGGAATTTTCTTTCTCTAATTGTTCTTTAAAGTGTAAAGACCCCGTGTTTTTTATCTCCCATTACAATGTAATTGAGAGTCTTTCTGGTTTTCAACAAGTACCattaaaattacaaaaaaaaaaaaaaatgcagagtCTCCTGCAACTTAAACTACATTGTATCTAACACATAGACAACTGAAGTCTTTTGCGGAAGAGTGGACATATTGGTTATGTCCAAGTAAAAAGTTTTGAACTTTACGTACTGAATTTACCTCTAAAGCGTTAGTCACATTAGGAACGGCAGCTTCATTCATTGTTCCTTCTGCCTGTGATAAGAAAGGTATAATTTCAGTTACCATTGACAGAAGAATCCACCACACGTTAAAGGGTTACAAGCGACTAACAATTTGATAGAAAAATGAAGCAAAACTAGCACATTGAACACTTCTGATTCTTCTCACCAGTATGAGacaatcaatcaattaattaACTAAACCTCACTCCCAAACTAGTTGGAGTTGGACTATAATAATCATGTATACGCGTTCTCATCTGAACCCATTTCATGCCAATATGAGCACAACAACACTGAGCTAATATTTATTAATTCTAATTCATTTTAAATCCACCCAAAATAGGATTTgtataattttctatttaaatatgttatatatataatgtcatttttccatttttttctttttccaacatGCTTGGAATTGCAGAGAGTCTATCGAAAATAACctttctacctcccaaggtaggggtaaggtctgcgtagaCTCTGTCCTCCCGGGACCCCACTTGTGGGTTaacactgggtatattgttgttgtacactGAGCTAATATctaaccctcctcctttatccgaaCGTAGTGAATTGAAATTTTTTTGACAAAATTAGACACTTTGACAAGAACCCATTTCATAACAATATGAGCACAGACTGAAATTCATTCCAACACTAGGCCTCAAACCTCCGAGTTCACATTGGTTGAGTTTTTTGACAAAAATAGAAACTTTcctaaaatagaaaaagaagagggGGAAACCTGAAAGAACATAGTGAGGACATCGGAAGGGGAAACGGAAACAGAAACAGTCTGATCAGTGGTTGTAGTGGGAGCAGTAGAAGCTTCATCTCCACCTTGTTCGGCAACAGCAGTATCTTCCTCAGTTGCAGAAAATATCCTCCAACTTCTCGAAGGTGTCTTCGCTTTCACCAAACTTGAATGACCGCCGTTAATGCTCCTGTTACTTTGAAGTCGAAGGAATTGAATTGGGAAAACGTGGGGAATTGAATGGGGAATTTGAGAATGACATTTAGCTCTGCAAACTGAAAATGCTGAGACACTGGCCATTCTTTTGCTACTTCCTCAAAGTGATTGTTTTACTCTTCTTATCCACAAGCCAAAGCACAAATGGAAGGGGACACTACGGATATTTGGGACGATATAATGATAAGTCACTAAATTTTGAATATAATAGTTGGAACTTTGAACATGTGAGTACCAAAAATAAACATTAAATACTCTGTAttttaaaattacataaaatgaaGGTATCTTTTGTGACATTACATACAATGATTTAACTCAATTTTGGCGTTGATTTACAACCAAGGGGGTTTTATGTCTCATTAAATAGATAAAGGGATATTGTTTCTCAAACCTAAGAGGTTAAAGTCCTTACAACAAAAAATAATATACCTAGTATAATTTCACAAGTGAGGCCTGGAAAATTCCTTTTAAAGGTTAAAGGTCCTTGAGGAGGGTAAAAGTGAtattgagcctgtttggatgggcttaaaaaaagctgcttataagctgaaaacagtttataagtcaaaaaaaaaataagttggtgtagccaacttatttttttgactAGCTGATTttgataagctaagccaaacagtccaaattatttttttggacttattttagcacaaaatagcttataaactggccagtcaaacactcaaaaaaactaaaaacaacttatgagcaacttataagccaatccaaacgagctCATTCTCTTTATTTCTTCTTTCCATCACTCTCTCAAGAGGAATTCCTATTATAGTTTTTCTCCTCGTCACTTGTTTTACCGATTTATCTGAAATCTAGCCCATAATTATATATCTCATATTTGAGTGTCGCAACATTTTCTTTGTATGAAATCAACTCATCGAAATATAGTACATTGAATCATATAAAGGAAACCTAATAATCAGTTCGGTACGATTCGGTTGGATCGGTTAAGTCTTGTTTTTAAGAAACCCCTTGATAAATTTCTTTTCACATAAGCAATACAGGATAGACCACCATTTAAATTTAAGTACTAGGGATACTAATTAACTTAGCATACTGGACAATAGTACCAGTAAGACTTCAAAGTGCTTGAATGTTACTTTAAAGAAGAAACCTGGCACTTGGACCAACTAATTTCCATTGCAAATGAGACGAGATTAATTAATCAGATCATATATCTACAAGGAAAAAGACATGGTTTTAGACCACCAAAAATACATTACACGTCTTGGGGGTCATTCATCCTTCCCAAAATCCCAACAAGTTGAGGTAGGTGGTGACTTCACATTATTAAGTTATTTCATGTCACATTCCACTTGAAATTCACCATCTGCAAGAAATTTTTCCCATCAGATTCTTCACGGGAAAAGATAGATTTATTTAAGCACAAGACAAGGGGCCACAAGAGAAGACACTTACTCTTGAGATACACGGCTAAATTTGCCTGGGCATCGGCTTCGGTGTTGAATTCCTGATATGTGAAACAAGTAAAACCCTCAGAATGGGATGACAAGATAGCTTTTAATGTCTAAAAAGAAAGGAACAATTATGTGTCTAGTGAATATGTATAAGTATAATTCTAGGCTCTTCATGCAGAGGAATGCAGAAACAAAGTGAATTAATAGACTGAAGAAGCATGATTATTTACTTCTAGCTACAAGGTGATGAAACCAATTCAATAGAGCCCATTAACAAGAAAAGAGAAACTCTATACGGCAAAAATTAAACATGACATTCAAGCACCCACCACTTGCACTGTTTTTGGTCACGGCAGTCTAAAAGACCACACATACAAAATTACACACACTATTTCATTTTCATCACAGAAACAACATGCAGATGCAAGATATAATGAGGACATTGAAAATCCAAATTCTGATAGACAAGCTCAGTAAGCTCCAAATAAGCAAAAGAGGAAAAGTTGGCCATACTCTGTCCATATGGTTGATTTGGAATGACATAAACTGATCTTTAAGCTCTTTGACAATCTTGCATAGGTCAGCCATATTCTGGTTCTTACATTTCCAGATTCCTTGAGCCTGTTCCAAGATATAAATTTGTAAAGAACGAGAGAGATCGTCCCAGTCTCCCAGAAGCAGTTCCAGCAAAAACATAATACTGAATGCAATATAAATAGCACTGCAAGAACACATATGATCTCAGCAAAAGTTCACACAGATGCAAGGGGAAGAATAGATCACTTGTGAACTGGTTTAGGTATCTCTAAGGATGGAGTGGGTGAGGTACCATCAAGAAGGCAAGCTTATACCAAATCGTATAGGGTCTTTATACTCACTCTTAAACCTGTCACTGTAAATTGCAAGGGATCTCTTTTTTCCTATTTTTTACTTTCTTTATCTTTTTCAATTCAGCTGTTgctttttcttctctttcttttaccgttaaatcatttctttttattttctgttTCTATTCCCTAGACCCCCCTCTCTTACATAGATTGTTGTTTTATTTTTccaattctttttattttctgtTTCCATTCCCTAGACCCCCTCTCTTACATAGATTGTTGTTCTATTTTTCCAATTCTTTTTTTCTCTGTTTGCATTTTTTggtttctcttttccttttttaatTTCTTTCCCCCAAACCCCATATTCCCAAAATAGTCAAAACACTTTCTTCCTCGCAACATAACaaatcctttttctttttgacATAGTTTCTCCAAGCTTAACAATCTTCTTCTCCCTCGCGTTGGTTTAAGTCGTTTTGACTTATTAGCAGAGATAATTCCTCTTTCACCTGTTATTTTTTGGAAATTTTTACCTGGTCTATAAAATTATTAGGACTTATATGTGTAAGAATAACaggatttttttaaaattagaaaTATAAAAGATTTTATTATAAATATAGCCCTATGGGATAACAAGGGATAATTGCAATCCCACTTTAAATGCTTTGAACAAGACGCTACTACCATTAATTAAGCTAATAACTCAGGAACAAAATTTTCACCATCTTGTTGAAAAAATGAGCATGTTAGCTTACAAAAGTTTTCAGAAACCTTAGACCACAGAACCACAAGGTTAATTAGTGAAAAACCATGTTTCTCATCATTTGGAATGGCCCACTTGCTTGGGCACATTGGTGTCGCCCGGTATTTATGAGCATGTCTTAGACAGTCTCCAATGGCTAGCACATAGCCGGAAAAAGCTCTTTAGCAATTGCTCCAGAACTCAGTGGTCTCGTCAATTACCGAAGGGATGAATTTGACAGGATATTAAAAGTGAGATAGCAGAAATAGTTGACTAATTTGCTGAAGGGAAAATGGAAAATAAAACAAAAGCAAAAAAGCAGAAGTAAGAAGAAAGAGTAAAGAAGACCTGCATGCAGACAAGTTTTGAGTCGCCCTTAACTTTTATGTGTTTGAAACCTTTCTCAAGAGCATATTTTAGCCCTAAGATTACGCCTCTATATTCAGCAACGTTGTTAGTTGCGTGTCCCACACCTTCACGCAACCGGAAAACCTACAGAAAAGAATTACAAGTCGAAAACCTGTAAATCTGTAGTGACAAATCACATCTTCTAAATGGATAGGGAGCATACCATACTTCCATCTGCAGCACGTAGCACAGCCCCAGCCCCAGCTGGTCCAGGATTCCCCTTTGAAGCCCCATCAAACTCAAGAATGCATGAGCACTGCATGTGGGGGGGCTGAAGGTATCAATTTACAAAATGTTCTTCCAAGTTAGAAGCAAAGATCAGGTAGAGATAGTAGACATGATATCATGACTAGGGTAAGTGCCAACAGAATTAATACACTATAAAATGGCTCAAAACATAAGTTCCAAGAATCTTTTTTTAGCACATAAGAACAAAGTCCAAATAGAATCTTTTATGTTGTTTTTCTAATCAAGTAAACCCAATTTTGTGTGTTCTACATTCAGGATAAGTAAGCTTGAATGTTATTTCAACAGAAAATTTCTTTTCCCTGTGTTCTTTTTGGCTTCTAATGGGAGTGCTCCATGTGAAATAGCTTAGTATGCTGCAATTCCATTTACATTCTAAAGTAGACTTATTACAAGCTATGTTAATCGGACTCTTCAAAATGTTGATGAGTACGTGTCGGATCCATCAAAAGTAGtttggaggatccaacacggGTGCGGCACTTTTTGAAGAATCTAAACAACATAGATTAAAGTAAATTTTGCCACTAATCTTCCAactttggagcaaagttgcacaTTGTCCTTCACAAAGTTTGATTTAAGAGTCACTTGGTCCCCCTTGGTTCAGCAGTTGCCGAATCAGGAGTTTTCAACTTTATAGACTGAGAGAATAATCTCTCGTTCTCAAATTACTTTGAGTTCTTTAACCTTTTATTTTCCAAATTAGCTCCAATAAGCATCACTACCCTCACTACTGTGTGTCCATCAGCAGCAAAATATAGGAGCAGCCCTTTGCAAGGCTaactccacccccccccccccccccccccccacaaaacCCCAACACACACACAAAGAATGTCAACATGCAGATGAAGCAGACAATGACAAGAATTTAAACACATTGATACAAAGAAGTATTAGACGAAAAAATTAACTTACACAATATGACGAAATTGGGGGCACTTCTAGGAAATTGTCTAATTTGGCATGTTTTTGCTGACCAGCAGCTGAAAACGAAGGAGATGGCACCACCTCCATCTGAATGTAAGGAAAAaaaatcatgtgaatatcaaagACACTACACACACCTTTTCATAACAAGTTAATAACAAAACTTTTTTCACATGCTGACTCAGTTTAACTTAAAAGAGTATATTAAACAAAATGAAGGACCAAACAAATTATCATAAGCCCAAGACAAGATTAACTAAAACTTGTGAGTTGAACCATCAATAACTTTGAGCTCTTCGGTTAAAAAAATCAGTGTTATACTAAAAACGATAAATGTGAACCATAACTTTAATATTAGAAGCAGCAAAACAGGCTTATCCTCGACATTTATACCGCCACTAGAAGTGTATCCTAATTTCACTTCAAGAGCTATTGAGGAAGCCACCATCCCTATTAGTTTCTTATTCCAGGAAAAGCACGAGCCTAAGAATACACAATATCCAAAATTTCCATCCATCCTACTTCATAACATGTTAAGGCTTAGCAGTAACTGATGATACAGTTGCTTTGATGACTGAAGCTGGGCAAAAATTAAAGTATATCAGTTATGAACCTTTCAAGGAAGACATACCCCATCTAATTATTGCAAGAATAATCTGGATTGACCATTAAGAGATTACCTGAATCCTCTTTTCCTGAATATTCTTCCCGATTATTTTATCTTTTGAAGAGCCAGGTTGCTGCAGAaacagaaaaaaattaaaaatctccCTGCATGAAATGGTCCTTAATGTAAAATAATTACTAGACAAACATGCTATATGTTTCTTTTTTCAAGGCACAAAATGTAGTATATACCATAGACTGCTGAATTTGACAGAGCAATCGGGGACAGACATTTCAATAATTGATTGCTAAAACATCTAAGCCGTTCAAGTTGGGTAAAGCTGAAAAATGTAAAAGCAGTACTATTTACACTCCGTAATTACCAGTAAGTGCCTGGAAGACATGATGGGGGAAGATGGCAATGACAATGCAAGGAAAAACTAACAATTCCAACAAGTGAATGAACCTATCATCGATATCAAATTCAGATCCCAAGAATCTCATATGCAAAGCTATTAGGAAGCTCCCGTGACCATAAGGTAACAGTAGTACAGTTCTGCATCTGAGACAGatccaccccccacccccaaatACCGAATTAGACTTGAAGCAATATAACATATGCCAGTAGCATTATCACCAAGAAGGTGTGCGCCACAAATAATAGGCAGGTATGGCAATGCTACCATGTACCACATAATCGGATAAACACTTCAGAAAAAAATCTACTTTACGTTATTCACATTAAGCTTTTCAATAGTATTCACCTTTTTTCTTAGCTCTCAATAGTATTCATCTTGGTTTGCTCTCTTATCTAATGCAGCAATGAAATGATTCTTCCCAGTCCTCCACCTTTCAATTTTTAATTTCCTATACATAGAAATCTGATTCAATATTCACTTCCCTTCTCATGCATCTTAGCTCAAAGTTCTGCTGAGGTAAAAATTTATCCAATCACATCAATGTTATGTGTCATCAGTTCAAAAATCACCTTAAAGAATCATTGCTAGCAACTATAGTATTAAtttaaacttctaatattcagaATTTTTTTGACCAAACACAGGGCTCGGTTCCTTGTTCATTAAAAATTGTATAAGCTAAGAATATAATCATTCCGGAGCAATTCTTCGAGTTACGCTGGTCCGCATATGATTGTAGATGACGGAGTGATATTCTCCTCTTACAGAATACAAGGCACTTTATTATTTGGAAGTTATCCTACACCGGAAAAGTTAATCTCATGAGTTCAAAACCATTTCTGCAGCGCCAGATAGTTGTGTTATGAGAAGAATTGGAAGCGCACCCAAGGGTGTGGGCCTAGTAGTCCATAAAGTaggttgagaaccatgaggtttCGAGTTCAAGTCCCAACAGATAAAATCACTagttgatttcttcccatctgtcctagccttggtggacagagttgcgtggtacctgttgctggtgggaggtgacAGGTATCcagtggaattagtcgaggtacgCGCAtgctggcccggacaccacgattataaaaaaaaaggaattggaAGCAAAAGATAATAAAGAATGCTGAAGAACTACACGAAGTTGTTCTCTTATGTCAACAATCAGATGAAAGTGAAGCAAAGAGGAATAATAAGATGGTTATTATGTCAAAGAAACAAATAGCAGTTGCATTCAATAACACAATTGTCCAATTCCTTTAGAAAAAAGAGCTACATGGGAGCACCGGTGCCACACAAAAGAAGATATCAGAGCTAGGCAAAAGGCATACATCTAAACATGTAAAAACCCACCAAATGGAGTAGATACAACATGTGAATCACTAACACTCAGTTGCCGAAAACATAGTTGGAAGATCAAAAGAAGGAGCAGTTCAGTCTGACCGAGAATAATCATGCAGCCAGTCAAGGTTAGCAGCACACTACTATGTGTCTAAATCATGACAACAAAAGGATTGTTATGAAACTTAAAAAGCCGGACAAGTTCAGCATCCACCATTAGCCAAAATTCGACCCAACAATCATCAAATAGATACGACAACCATGTCTAATGCCAGTTCAATAACAGTAAAATGATCAAGTTTCTAACCCGAAAAGGGCATGGGATGAGTATCCCAAAGAGATCATCACGAACATCGCTGAAATCCATAGAATACATTGCATTTTTGAGTCCATGAGAGGCCAGATACTCTTCAGATTGCTTAGCCAGGTGATACCCTTTATAAACATTTATGGTTGGTTCACCGACCTGAAGGATtagcaaaaataaaaaatctattcaaaaaagaaaaaataaagcaCCTAATAATATTATCACTTGTATCTAATCAATCAAGCAACTAAGCCTCAACCCTGAACTAGTGGGGTTGACTAAATTGTACCCATTTTGCTCTTATTTTTTCATCATTGTGCAGATGTGGAataagggcccgtttggccatggataatcttcacttttttccggaatcttGTTTGGACATAGAATTTTTACAATTTTCCGGCATTCGAAAAACCCCAAATAGCCGTTTCCACATttttcactccaaatcactcacaaaGATTCAACATCTTTCCAAGTTGtattcatgtccaaacacaacttcaatttccaaatacCATTTTTCAGCTTTTTTCCAAATACTACTTTTCTTTTTTgcaaatttcaaattttttatGTCCAAACACCCCCTTAGAATCTTCTTATACTTGAGctctaaatgacccaaaaaaggTAGCAGTCCAATACATAACCCTGTCTATGGCCCAAAAGCATAAAGTATTTAACCATAGCAGGTAAAGGAAAACATACAGATGTTCGTAGCAGAGCTTGCAAATCACTCAGGTTCTTATAGACCGCGATCACATCCCCTTTACGCACCACATAAAAAGCGTCCTTTTCGTCCCCCATTTATGTGCCCCAACTCCAATGCCTTTACTTGGCTTTGCAAATTACTCCACCACTGAATCAACACAACACAGTATTACTTAGTAAAAGAAACAGAAACCAATACAAGTCCAAATTCCACTCGTGAAACTCGATTCTAGACTCACCGAGGAATTTAGTGGCCGTTTGCCCATGAATATATTTTACTTTTTTCTGGAGTTGAATTGCGGAAATCATGTTTAGCCATAAAATTCTGGAATTCAACTTGCATTTTccggaatttgaaaaacaccaaaaagctttttcacttttttaactCCAAATCACTACTCAAAAACAAGTCCAATTTGTATTCATGGCCAAACACAAGTCCAATTTCCAAATACCATTTTTCCTTTGAAAAccaatttcacaattttcatggccaaacgggcccttacAGTCTACATATAATGTATGCGTGCGTGCATGATCAGTGTAGTTGAGATAGTACTACTGATAGTGTGATACTCAATTACTATATGATTTAGGgcttttttgtaaaaaaaaaaaaatcccccgtATATCAGGCAGAGAGATAATGAATTAGGGTTTTTAAAACAATGGAAAAGTGAAAGAACAGAAGGGAAGATGCTTACCGAGCAGAGGAGGAGAGTCAAGTGTAATGGAGTTTTGTCAGCACAGCATCTCTCCACTCAAACTTTCAGTTTCCAGCTGATTTTGGTCCGAAACTGAATATTTGGGCTGCTTGGTGGTTTTTGGGCTATCCAGGTACGTCCCTTTCCGGCCCAATAATTATTACACCCCAACAACATTTTATCTTTTTCCTCAGTTTTTTTTTACTCATTTTTCTGCTAAAAAAATTACTATATTTACGAAATTACAGAAGGGAAAAAAATGTTTACCGATGGTTATATCATTCCAAGAATTATTGTTACTATACCACCCGTTCATATACAGTTGTGTCGCTCCCTCTTAATAATTAAGCAATTACACTTTAATCACTAAGTGGTAGAATTCAACATCAAATTCAACTACTACACTTTAGTTGCTTTAAAAAGTGCGTAATTGGTAAGCTTCCACATCACAGGGAAAAACTGAAAAAGAAAAACCATTTAAATGTGTCTCGGACCATAGCCAATGGTTGATTATTCATAGTTCCCGTTGATTTGAAATCCCATAGGGTTATATGTCACCTGTCTAAGAACGTGCCAGAGGGAACACATAAAATAGTTGTCTAATTGTGACGCTTATCTTAGTTCATAGTGAAGCAGCAGACTCAAGACTCACTTGTAAGCCAACAAATTTCCTTCACATAATTCAAGTGTTCTGAAGGCAATACAGAAACCATTTAAATGTAAACACTAAGGATAGAAAAAGAAATTGCAGCAATGTCAAAAACGCAACCCTCTTTCGGTGAGTATTTTCTTTCTCCTCCTCTCGTCTTATCTCTCTGGTTTATTTGAATACGTCAGTTATACTAATTTAACTAGGCATACAGTACTAGTAAGACAGGTTTCAACGTGCTAGAATATCACTCTAAAGAAGAAATCTGGCACTTGTCCCAACCAATTTTCATTGCAAATGAGACGAGAATAATTAATTCGAGCGTGCCCTAAGCCCAAGTTTCTTCAATCCAGATACATAATTAGGTTAGAACAGAAATACAGATACATAATTAGGTTAGAACAGAAGCTACTAAAATCCAGATACATAATTAGGTTACATGCACATAATTCAGATCATATATCTACAAGGAACAAGACGTGGTTTTGGACCACTGAAAATCCATTACACGTCTGTCTTGGGGGTCATTCATACTTCCCAAAATCCCAAAAAGTTGAGGTAGTTGGTTAGTTCACATTTAAGTTATCATGTCACATTCGACTTGAATTTCGCCATCTGCAAGAAAATTTTCTTATAAGATATCTCACGGGAAAAGAGAGATTTATTTAAGCACAAGACAAGGGGCCACAAGAGAAAGACCCTTACTCTTGAGATACACGGCTAAATTTGCCTGAGCATCCGCTTCGGTGTTGGATTCCTGATATGTTAAACAAGTAAAACCCTCAGAATGGGATAAAAAGATAGCTTTTAATGACTAAAAAGAAAGGAACAATTATGTGTAGTCAATATGTATCAAGTGAAATTCTAAACTCCTATGCAGAGCAATGAGAGTTGACAGACTGGGGAAGCATGATTATTCACTTCTAGCAACAAGGTGAGACAACCAATTTCATGGAGCGCATTAACAAGAAACCACTTGCACTTTGGTCACAGGAGACCACACATACTCACACTATTGCATTTTCATTACAGAAATAAGATGCAGATGCAAGATATAATAAGGACTAATCAAAATTCTATAGACAAGCTCAGTAAGTTCCG
Above is a genomic segment from Lycium barbarum isolate Lr01 chromosome 12, ASM1917538v2, whole genome shotgun sequence containing:
- the LOC132621850 gene encoding uncharacterized protein LOC132621850, giving the protein MASVSAFSVCRAKCHSQIPHSIPHVFPIQFLRLQSNRSINGGHSSLVKAKTPSRSWRIFSATEEDTAVAEQGGDEASTAPTTTTDQTVSVSVSPSDVLTMFFQAEGTMNEAAVPNVTNALEEVEGITGLKVQVVEGIASVELTKQTTIQATGVASSLVETIQGSGFKLQTLNLSFQDEDSEA
- the LOC132621849 gene encoding uncharacterized protein LOC132621849 isoform X2 codes for the protein MGDEKDAFYVVRKGDVIAVYKNLSDLQALLRTSVGEPTINVYKGYHLAKQSEEYLASHGLKNAMYSMDFSDVRDDLFGILIPCPFRQPGSSKDKIIGKNIQEKRIQMEVVPSPSFSAAGQQKHAKLDNFLEVPPISSYCCSCILEFDGASKGNPGPAGAGAVLRAADGSMVFRLREGVGHATNNVAEYRGVILGLKYALEKGFKHIKVKGDSKLVCMQAQGIWKCKNQNMADLCKIVKELKDQFMSFQINHMDREFNTEADAQANLAVYLKNGEFQVECDMK
- the LOC132621849 gene encoding uncharacterized protein LOC132621849 isoform X1, translated to MGDEKDAFYVVRKGDVIAVYKNLSDLQALLRTSVGEPTINVYKGYHLAKQSEEYLASHGLKNAMYSMDFSDVRDDLFGILIPCPFRQPGSSKDKIIGKNIQEKRIQMEVVPSPSFSAAGQQKHAKLDNFLEVPPISSYCPPHMQCSCILEFDGASKGNPGPAGAGAVLRAADGSMVFRLREGVGHATNNVAEYRGVILGLKYALEKGFKHIKVKGDSKLVCMQAQGIWKCKNQNMADLCKIVKELKDQFMSFQINHMDREFNTEADAQANLAVYLKNGEFQVECDMK